In Montipora capricornis isolate CH-2021 chromosome 4, ASM3666992v2, whole genome shotgun sequence, a single genomic region encodes these proteins:
- the LOC138044986 gene encoding allatostatin-A receptor-like, producing the protein MNNSTAAHPANFSWPACSTIVSTMFTIGLSVLSSATIVGNMLIFLTFLKTRNLRTSTNYYIVNMAISDFLCPFFNWPLYASEGMLTPDILVNEPLATFACKLGMYFRLVSQGVSMLSLVLIALDRFIAIVYPFKGILLNVKIRVAFLLMSWLIPVACVLPYALFAGTIKVENHTFCRFLISDVGNGRTVYNGVSIIFSYLIPLISVTGLYFMIIRALKNRPPPGNLLKNRVNADHKRQQQNKRILKILISIVLTFFLCWTPLCTYLFLKKFYPSVFPADRCLLLIGFAFYICPSCSTAANPIILFVFSTNYNQALKNVLLPMFSCKFGSKVVIRKQSRAMATQLKNLEMTNTKVLD; encoded by the coding sequence ATGAATAACTCTACAGCAGCACATCCGGCCAACTTCTCATGGCCCGCCTGCTCTACCATCGTTTCCACAATGTTTACAATAGGCCTTTCCGTGTTGAGTTCAGCAACAATTGTCGGGAACATGTTGATTTTCTTGACCTTCCTGAAGACTCGGAACTTACGAACAAGCACGAACTACTACATCGTGAACATGGCGATATCCGATTTTCTCTGTCCATTCTTTAATTGGCCGCTGTACGCTAGTGAGGGAATGCTGACACCCGACATCCTTGTCAACGAGCCTTTGGCAACATTTGCATGCAAGCTTGGAATGTATTTCAGGCTAGTATCACAAGGTGTCTCGATGTTAAGCCTTGTGTTGATTGCCTTGGATAGATTTATTGCCATTGTTTATCCATTCAAAGGGatcttgttaaatgttaaaATTCGCGTGGCTTTTTTGCTTATGTCTTGGTTAATACCGGTAGCTTGTGTATTGCCTTACGCTTTGTTTGCCGGAACTATCAAAGTAGAAAATCATACCTTCTGTAGGTTTCTAATAAGTGATGTCGGTAATGGTCGAACAGTTTACAATGGCGTAAGTATTATTTTTTCCTACCTGATACCTTTAATCAGTGTAACAGGTTTGTATTTTATGATCATCAGAGCTTTGAAAAATAGACCACCGCCTGGAAACTTGCTTAAAAACAGAGTCAACGCCGACCATAAACGACAGCAGCAGAACAAGAGAATACTAAAAATCCTGATTTCTATTGtattgacatttttcctttgctGGACACCTCTTTGCACCTATTTGTTTCTCAAAAAGTTTTACCCGTCTGTTTTTCCAGCAGACAGATGTTTATTATTGATTGGTTTTGCATTTTATATCTGCCCCTCCTGTAGCACCGCGGCTAACCCAATCATCTTATTCGTCTTTAGCACAAACTATAATCAAGCTTTAAAGAATGTACTATTACCAatgttttcctgcaaatttgGATCTAAAGTTGTCATACGTAAACAATCTAGAGCAATGGCAACGCAACTGAAGAATTTGGAAATGACAAATACTAAGGTGTTAGACTAA
- the LOC138045030 gene encoding neuropeptide FF receptor 1-like, giving the protein MNNCIAVHPANFSRPACSAIVATMFTLGLSVLSAATIVGNMLIFLTFLKTQNLRTSTNYYIVNMAISDFLCPFFNWPLYASGGMLTPDILVNEPLATFACKLGMYFRAVSQGVSVLSLVLIALDRFIAIVYPFKGILLNVKIRVAFLLMSWLIPVACVLPYALFTGTIKEENHTFCRFLMSDIGNGLTVYNGVSGIFFYLIPLISITGLYFMIIRALKNRPPPGNLLKNRVNADHKRQQQNKRILKILISIVLTFFLCWTPLCTYLFLKKFYPSVFPADRCLLLVGFAFYVCPSLSTAANPIILFVFSTNYNQALKNVLLPMFSCKFGSKVVMRKQSTAMVTQLKNLEMTNTKVLD; this is encoded by the coding sequence atgAATAACTGTATAGCAGTACATCCGGCCAACTTCTCAAGGCCCGCCTGCTCAGCCATCGTTGCCACAATGTTTACACTAGGCCTTTCCGTGCTGAGTGCAGCAACAATTGTCGGGAACATGTTGATTTTCTTGACCTTCCTGAAGACTCAGAACTTACGAACAAGCACGAACTACTACATCGTGAACATGGCGATATCCGATTTTCTCTGTCCGTTCTTTAATTGGCCGTTGTACGCTAGTGGGGGAATGCTGACACCCGACATCCTTGTCAACGAGCCTTTGGCAACATTTGCATGCAAGCTTGGAATGTATTTCAGGGCAGTATCACAAGGTGTCTCTGTGTTAAGCCTTGTGTTGATTGCCTTGGATAGATTTATTGCCATTGTTTATCCATTCAAAGGGatcttgttaaatgttaaaATTCGCGTGGCTTTTTTGCTTATGTCGTGGTTAATACCGGTAGCTTGTGTATTGCCTTACGCTTTGTTTACCGGAACTATCAAAGAAGAAAATCATACCTTTTGTAGGTTTCTAATGAGTGATATCGGTAATGGTCTAACAGTTTACAATGGTGTAAGTGGTATTTTTTTCTACCTGATACCTTTAATCAGTATAACAGGTTTGTATTTTATGATCATCAGAGCTTTGAAAAATAGACCACCGCCTGGAAACTTGCTTAAAAACAGAGTCAACGCCGACCATAAACGACAGCAGCAGAACAAGAGAATACTAAAAATCCTGATTTCTATTGtattgacatttttcctttgctGGACACCTCTTTGCACCTATTTGTTTCTCAAAAAGTTTTACCCGTCTGTTTTTCCAGCAGACAGATGTTTATTATTGGTTGGTTTTGCATTTTATGTCTGCCCCTCTTTGAGCACCGCGGCTAACCCAATCATCTTATTCGTCTTTAGCACAAACTATAATCAAGCTTTAAAGAATGTACTATTACCAatgttttcctgcaaatttgGATCTAAAGTTGTCATGCGTAAACAATCTACAGCAATGGTAACGCAACTGAAGAATTTGGAAATGACAAATACTAAGGTGTTAGACTAA